In a genomic window of Apteryx mantelli isolate bAptMan1 chromosome 2, bAptMan1.hap1, whole genome shotgun sequence:
- the STMN2 gene encoding stathmin-2 produces the protein MAKTAMAYKEKMKELSMLSLICSCFYPEPRNMNIYKYDDMEVKQINKRASGQAFELILKPPSPVSEAPRTLASPKKKELSLEEIQKKLEAAEERRKSQEAQVLKHLAEKREHEREVLQKALEENNNFSKMAEEKLILKMEQIKENREANLAALIERLQEKERHAAEVRRNKELQVELSG, from the exons CTTACAAGGAAAAGATGAAGGAGCTGTCCATGCTCTCTCTGATCTGCTCTTGTTTTTACCCTGAACCTCGCAATATGAACATCTATAAGTATGATG ACATGGAAGTTAAACAAATCAACAAACGTGCCTCCGGCCAGGCCTTCGAACTGATCCTAAAGCCACCATCTCCGGTCTCAGAAGCACCACGAACTTTAGCCTCTCCAAAGAAGAAAGAACTCTCTCTTGAGGAGATCCAGAAAAAGCTGGAAGctgcagaggaaaggagaaag TCCCAGGAGGCCCAGGTGCTGAAACATCtggcagagaagagagaacatGAACGAGAAGTGCTTCAAAAGGCTTTGGAGGAGAACAACAACTTCAGCAAAATGGCAGAGGAAAAGCTGATACTGAAAATGGAACAGATCAAAGAAAACCGTGAAGCTAATTTAGCTGCTCTTATTGAACGTCTCCAAGAAAAG GAGAGGCATGCTGCAGAGGTCCGTagaaacaaggagctccaggTGGAACTGTCTGGCTGA